The following proteins come from a genomic window of Planctomycetia bacterium:
- a CDS encoding carbon storage regulator translates to MLILSRKMGEKIMIGDSIEVTVSRISGNRVTLGISAPSSVHIVRAEIEPIVNAFRDRHDDAPLRQPSAAVSLESPMVCAAPLVS, encoded by the coding sequence ATGTTGATTCTCAGCCGAAAGATGGGCGAAAAGATCATGATCGGGGACTCGATCGAAGTGACCGTGAGCCGCATCAGCGGTAACCGCGTCACGCTCGGCATCAGTGCCCCGAGCAGCGTCCACATCGTCCGGGCGGAGATCGAACCGATCGTGAACGCGTTTCGCGATCGCCACGACGACGCACCGTTGCGTCAGCCGAGTGCCGCGGTGTCGCTGGAAAGCCCGATGGTCTGTGCCGCGCCGCTGGTGTCGTAG